The Pseudoxanthomonas suwonensis sequence GCACGCCGCCGTAGCGGCGCAGGTCGCGGTACCAGCCGTAGTGCTCCGGATCCAGCCCGAACTGGGCCATGCGCGCGTCGAGCACGTCCAGCCGCTCCTCGCGCTGGCTGCCGCCGATGATCTCGCCGATGCCCGGGGCCAGCACGTCCATCGCCGCGACGGTCCGGCCGTCGTCGTTGAGGCGCATGTAGAAGGCCTTGATGTGCTCGGGGTAGTTCATCACCACCACCGGGCGGCCGACGTGCTCCTCGGTCAGCCAGCGCTCGTGCTCGGTCTGCAGGTCCAGGCCCCATTCGACCGGGAACTCGAACTTCTTCCCGGCCTTCTGCAGCAGCCCGATCGCGTCGCTGTAGTCGATCCGCTCGAACGGCGCGTTGATGAACGCCTCCAGCCGGGTGACCGCGTCCTTCTGCACGCGTTCGGCGATGAAGGCCATGTCGTCGGCGCGCTCGTCCAGCACCGCGCGGAACAGGTACTTGAGGAAATCCTCGGCCAGGTCGGCGTCGGCGGCCAGGTCGGCGAAGGCGATCTCCGGCTCGATCATCCAGAACTCGGCCAGGTGCCGGGTGGTGTTGGAGTTCTCGGCGCGGAAGGTCGGGCCGAAGGTGTAGACCTTGCTCAGCGCCAGGCAGTAGCCCTCGACATTGAGCTGGCCGGAGACGGTCAGGAAGGTCTCCTTGCCGAAGAAGTCGCGCGAGAAGTCGACCGCGCCGTCCTTGCCGCGCGGCAGGTTGGCCAGGTCCAGGGTGGAGACGCGGAACATCTGCCCGGCGCCCTCGGCGTCGGAGGTGGTGATGATCGGGGTGCTGATCCAGTAGAAGCCGCGCTCGTGGAAGAAGCGGTGCACGGCCTGGGCCAGGCAGTGGCGGATGCGGGTGACCGCGCCGAACAGGTTGGTGCGCGGGCGCAGGTGGGCGACCTCGCGCAGGAACTCCAGCGAGTGCGCCTTGGGCTGGATCGGGTAGGTCTCCGGGTCCTCGACCCAGCCGGTCACTTCGACCGCGCTGGCCTGGATCTCGAACGCCTGGCCCTGGCCCTGCGAGGGCACCAGGGTGCCGGTGGCGATGACCGAGCAGCCGGCGGTCAGGTGCTTCACCTCGGATTCGTAGTTCGGCAGGGCGGCCGGGGCCACGACCTGGATCGGGGCGAAGCAGGAGCCGTCGCTGACGTTGACGAAGCTCAGCCCGGCCTTGGAGTCGCGCCGGGTCCGGACCCAGCCGCGGACGGTGACCTCGCCGCCGGCGGGAATCCTGCCCGCGAGCGCATGTTCGACGCTGACCACCGTCATGGCTTGAATCCTTGTGTCGTGGAGCCCATCTGGGAAGGGCGGAAGTGTAGCGGTTGCGGCCGCGCGGTTGCGAGGCGGCGGTGCCGCCGCCTCGCCACAACGTCCCATGACCAACGCCGATCGCGACGGTGGCGGGACGCCGGCTCCGCCTATAATCGTCAGCGCAATCCTGGAGGTTCCCCGATGGCCGTAACCCTGACCCCCGTCGCCCTGGACCGCGTGCAGCGCTTCCTGCAGCACGATCCGGCCGCGCTGGGCCTGCGTTTCGGCGTCACCCGCACCGGCTGCTCGGGCTGGGGCCACGTCGCCGACCTGGCCCGCGACCGCCGCGAGGACGACGCAGTGTTCGAGCAGGACGGGGTCCGCATCTTCGTCGACGCGCAGAGCCTGCCGCTGGTCGACGGCACCGAGATCGACTTCGCCCGCCAGGGGTTGAGCGAGACCTTCGTCTTCAACAACCCCAACGCGGCAGCCGAGTGCGGCTGCGGCGAGAGCTTCACCACCGGCCCCGGCTGAGCCCCGGGTCAGCGGCGCCGGCCGGAGACAGTCCCGGTGTCGCCACCGCCCCCAAACTCCCGTCGTCCCGGCGTACGCCGGGACCCAGTGATTTTGGGCTCTGGATTCGCCTTCCGCCGACGGCAAACCGGGCAAGACGGGTTCTTCGCCGATCCTGGAAACGGCCCGAATCGCCACTGCAACGGCCAGCAACGGCAACGGCCAGAGCGTTAGGCGTGATCGGCTTCGGGCTAGGCCGCGGCAGGCCGGGTGTGTTGCGGTCGTCTCGGCGGCACATCCCTGTGCCGACTCGCCGACGCGGCCATCCATGGCCGCTGCCGCAACACACCCGGCCTGCCACGTCTTCGGGCGCTTCCAGGTCGTGGCTTCGTCATCGGCAACGGCTTGTCCGGCTCCGTTCGTCGCCCGACGACCTGTTCTTGTAGGAGGCCGGGCTTGCCCGCGACGCGACGCTGCCGGCACAGGCGACGCCCTCATGATTCCGACGCCCGTGTCGCCGACTGAAGTCAGCTCCTACAGAAGAGCGGCGGCGTCGGGGCTGTTGTAGGAGCCGGGTTCAGCCGGCGACCCGACGCCGTCGGCACAGGCGACTTCCTCATGATTCCGACACCCGTGTCGCCCATGAATGGGCTCCTGCAGGAGGATACCCGGCACCATCCTTGGCGCGGCGCTTCTTCGCCAGCCGGGAAGCCACGACCCCGGGGAGCCGCCTGCCGCGCTAGGCTTGGCGCTTTCCATCCTCCGGAGCCCGCATGCGCCGCACCGTGCTGTTCGCCGCCCTGGCCATCTGCTTCTTCCCGAATCTCCCGGCCGCGGTCGCCGCGCCGGCGGCCGAAACCCGCAGCCAGGCCGCCGCCGCGCTGCACAGCCTGTTCGACGCGGAGTGGGAGCGCGGCCTGCGCGAATCGCCGGAGAACGCCGCCTACCAGGGCGACCGCCGCTACGACGATCGCTGGAGCGACATGAGCCTGGACGCCATCGCCCGGCGCGAGGCCGCCGACCGCGAGGCGCTGGCCGCGCTGAAGCGGATCGACCGCGCCGCGCTGTCGCCGGCCGACCAGCTCAATTACGACACCTTCGCCTGGCTGCAGGAGCGGGCGGTGACGCGGCAGCGCTTCCGCGAGTACCTGCAACCCATCGGCCACCAGGGCGGGGTGCAGACCGCCGACGGCATCGCCGAGCTGCTGCCGTTCGCCGGCGCGCAGGACTACCGCAACTGGATCGCGCGGTTGAACGCGCTGCCGGCCCTGCTGGAACAGACCGCCGCGCTGATGCAGGCCGGCGTGGAGGCCGGCAGCGTGCCGCCGAAGGTGCTGATGCAGCGCGTGCCGGCGCAGATCCGCGGCCAGCTGGTCGAGGATCCGACGGAAAGCCCGTTCTACAAGCCGTTCCTGAAGATGCCCGAGTCGATCCCGGCCGCCGAGCAGGCGGTGCTGCGCGCGCAGGCACGCGAGGCGATCGCCGGCAAGGTGGTGCCGGCCTACCGCGAGTTCGGCCGCTTCTTCGAGCAGGACTACCTGCCGCATGCGCGAGATAGCATCGCCGCCACCGAGCTGCCGGACGGCAAGGCCTATTACGACTTCCTCGCCGGCTGGTACACGACCACCGGGCTGACCGCCGGGCAGATCCATGCGATCGGCCTGCAGGAAGTGGCGCGGATCCGGGCGGAGATGGAGAAGGTCCGCGAGGAGGTCGGCTTCCGGGGCGACCTGCAGGCCTTCTTCCAGTACCTGCGCACCGATCCGAAGTTCTTCTACGCGGAGCCGGCCGAGCTGCTGGAGGCCTACCAGGCCATGTCCAAGCGCATCGACCCGGAGCTGGTGAAGGTGTTCCGCACCATTCCGCGCCTGCCGTACGGGGTGCGGCCGATCCCGGACAACATCGCCCCGGACACCACCACCGCCTACTACCAGCCCGGCGCGGTCGACGGCAGCCGCGCCGGCTATTACTACGTCAACCTGTACCGGCCCGAGGTGCGGCCGAAGTGGGAGATGATGGCGCTGTCGCTGCACGAGGCGGTGCCCGGCCACCACTTCCAGTTCGCCCGCGGCGCCGAGCTGCCGGACCTGCCGATGTTCCGCCGCACCGCCTACTTCGTCGCCTACGGCGAGGGCTGGGGCCTGTACGCCGAGCAGCTGGGCTACGACATGGGCCTGTACGACGACCCCTACGACCGCATGGGCCAGCTGGCCTACGAGATGTGGCGGGCGGTGCGCCTGGTGGTCGACACCGGCATGCATGCCAAGGGCTGGACCCGGCAGCAGGCGATCGACTTCTTCATGGACAACTCGCCCAAGACCGAGCAGGACGTGGTCAACGAGATCGACCGCTACATCGCCTGGCCGGGCCAGGCCCTGGCCTACAAGATCGGCCAGCTGCGGATCTCGGCCCTGCGCGAGGAAGCGCGGCGCGAGCTGGGCGAAGCGTTCGACCTGCGCGACTTCAACGACGCGGTGCTGGCCACCGGCTCGGTGCCGCTGGAGACGCTGGAGGCGCATATCCGTGCCTGGATCGCCGCGCGGCAGCAGGCAGGCAGGGCGAATTGACGCGAAATATTCAATTAATTTCAGCAAGTTGCATTGGATTATTGAAGCCAATCCTATATTCCGGCGGGTGCCGGGATACAGGCCGGAGCGCCTCGGCCGCGCGGTAACTCCGGCGGTCCGGCGGGCGTCGCCATCCGGATCGTGATCCGGCCCGCCACCTGGCCAGCCCCCGATCCCGGACCCGCGGATTTGCGCCCAAGTGCCTGACCCGGCATAATTTCCGGCTCCCTGCGCCCGCCAGGCACCGGGACACCTTGCCCCACCGCTTCCGTTCCGGTCGACGGGGGGCTGCCAGGCCCGCGAGGGCCGCATCCACGAGGAAGACACAATGCGTCACTACGAAGTCGTGTTCCTGGTCCATCCGGACCAGAGCGAGCAGGTGCCGGCCATGATCGAGCGCTACAAGTCGCTGGTCGAGAACGGCAACGGCACCATCCACCGCCTGGAAGACTGGGGCCGCCGCCAGCTGGCCTACCCGATCCAGAACCTGGTCAAGGCCCACTACGTGCTGTTCAACATCGAGGCCACCCAGGCCGCGATCGACGAACTGGTCGAGACCTTCCGCTTCAACGACGCGATCCTGCGCCACCTGGTCATCCGCCGCGACGGCCCGGAGACCGAGCAGTCGCTGATCATGAAGAGCAAGGACGAGAAGGGCGACAAGCCCGAGCGTGGCGAGCGCCGCCGCCGTGACGAGGAAGGCGAGGGCACCGTTGCCGCCGCCGACACCGACGGCGACAACGCCGAAGCCGCCTGATCGCGCCCCCTAGGAGCACACCCATGTCCAAGTTCTTCCGCCGCCGCAAGTTCTGCAAGTTCACCGCCGAGGGTGTCAAGGAGATCGACTACAAGGATCTCAACACCCTGCGCCAGTACCTGACCGAGAACGGCAAGATCGTCCCGAGCCGCGTGACCGGCACCAAGTCGCGTTACCAGCGCCAGCTGTCGACCGCGATCAAGCGCGCCCGTTTCCTGGCCCTGATCCCGTACACCGACAACCACGATGTTTAATTGAACCGTCCTATTCGGACAGCAATCGTTGCGGCGCCTGCCATGGCGCCGCTAACGGATAACGGAGCACTACGATGCAATTGATCCTTCTGCAGAAGGTCACCAACCTGGGCAACCTCGGCGACAAGGTCACCGTGAAGCCGGGCTATGGCCGCAACTTCCTGGTCCCGCAGGGCAAGGCCGTGCCGGCCACCGCCGCCAACCTGGCGGAGTTCGAGGCCAAGCGCGCCGAGTACGAGGCCAAGGCCAAGTCGCAGCTCGACGGCGCCCAGGGCCGCCTGGCCCAGCTGGAAGGTGCCAGCGTCACCCTGAAGGCCAACGCCTCCACCGAGGGCAAGCTGTACGGCTCGGTCGGCCCGCGCGACATCGCCGAGGCCTTCACCGCTGCCGGCCTGCCGCTGGAGAAGAGCGAAGTGATCCTGGGCGAAGGCCCGATCCGCCATATCGGCGAGTTCGACGTGCTGGTGCACCTGCACGCCGACGTCGAGACCACCGTCAAGGTGGTGGTCGAGCCGGAAGCCTGAGCCACCGGCCAGGCTTCACCGGGAAGGGCGCCGCAGGGCGCCCTTCCTTTTTTGCGGGAGACCGCATGCTGCCGCGGGGCCCGTCGCGCCCGGTGAGATTCCCACCGGTTATGCACAGGGTTATCTGCAACGTCCCCGCAGCGGAGGCGACTACCATGCCCGACCCGGTCCTCTTCCTTCCCGCCGCACGCAGCCTGGAGTCCAGCGCCCCGATGTCCGCACGTCCCGGCTTCCGCAACGACCGCAGCGACGCCCGCATCGAACAGCTCCGCGTGCCGCCGCATTCGGTCGAGGCCGAGCAGGCGGTGCTGGGCGGGATGATGCTCGCCCCCGACTCCTACGACGCCGTCGGCGACGTGCTGGTCGAGAACGACTTCTACCGCCGCGACCACCAGCTGATCTACCGCGCCATCCGCGAGCTGGCCGAGAAGAGCCGGCCGTTCGACGCGGTGACCCTGGGCGAGTGGTTCGACTCGCAGGGCTACTCCGAGCTGATCGGCGGCGGCGCCTACCTGGTCGAACTGGCCACCACCACGCCGTCGGCGGCCAACATCCGCGCCTACGCCGAGATCGTGCGCGACAAGGCGGTGTTGCGGCAGCTGATCGAGGTCGGCACCGAGATCGTCAACGACGGCTTCCAGCCGGAGGGGCGCGACAGCGCCGCGCTGCTGGCCAAGGCCGAGCAGGATGTATTCGCCATCGCCGAGGCCGGCTCGCGCGGACGCCAGGACTTCACCCCGGTCAACCGCGCCCTGACCGAGGCCTTCGAGCTCCTGCAGACCCGCTACAACAGCGGCGGCGGCGTCACCGGCCTGCCGACCGGCTACACCGAGTTCGACGAGATGACCGCCGGCTTGCAGCCGACCGACCTGATTATCCTTGCCGCGCGCCCGGCGATGGGCAAGACCACGCTCGCGCTGAACATGGCCGAGTACGGCGCGATCAAGTCGAAGAAGCCGGTGGCGGTGTTCTCGATGGAAATGTCGGCCTCGCAGCTGGCATTGCGCCTGATCTCCTCGATGGGCCGGGTCAACGCCACCCGCCTGCGCACCGGCCAGCTCGAGGACGAGGACTGGAGCCGGGTCACCAGCGCGATCCGCATGCTGCGCGACGTCAAGATCTTCATCGACGACACCCCGGCACTGTCGCCGGACGTGCTGCGCTCCAAGGCGCGCCGGCTCAAGCGCGAGCACGGCCTGGGCCTGATCGTGATCGACTACCTGCAGCTGATGCAGGTGCCGGGCAACAACGAGAACCGCGCCACCGAGATCTCCGAGATCAGCCGTTCGCTCAAGGCCCTGGCCAAGGAGCTGAACGTGCCGGTGATCGCCCTGTCGCAGCTCAACCGCTCGCTGGAGACTCGCACCGACAAGCGTCCGGTGATGGCCGACCTGCGCGAGTCGGGCGCCATCGAGCAGGACGCGGACGTGATCGTGTTCATCTACCGCGACGACTACTACAACCGCGAGAATTCGCCGGACAAGGGCCTGGCCGAGGTCATCATTGGCAAGCAGCGTAACGGCCCGACCGGTTCGGTGAAGCTGAAGTTCTTCGGCGAGTACACCCGCTTCGACAACCTCAGCCACGACGCGGTGGGCGTGTTCGAGTAGCGCGTCCATGGCGGCCGGCCGCCTTGCGTGGACGCTGAACGGAAACCGACGAGCCCGTCACAGGGTTGCATTCCGGACACCTGTTGCTCACGGCGAACGCCGTAGCATTCGGCCCCAGCGGCCGGATGGCCGTGCCTTCCCCATGCACAGGAGCGTGTCCATGATCCGCAAGCAGACCTTAGCCATTGCCACCGCCGCCGCGTTCGTCGCGGTACTCGCCGCCGGCTGCCAGACCACCGATCCCTATACCGGCCAGCCGCAGACCAACCGCACCGGCACCGGCGCGCTGATCGGCGCCGGGCTCGGCGTCGCCGCCGGCCTGCTGACCGGCGACAGCGCGGTCGAGCGCCGCCAGCACGCCATGATCGGCGCCGGCATCGGCGGCCTCGCCGGCGCGGCGGTCGGCAACTACCAGGACCGCCAGCAGGCGGCGCTGAACGAGAAGTTGCGCGGCACCGGCGTGGACGTGGCCCGCAAGGGCGACAACATCACCCTGAACATGCCGGGCAACGTCACCTTCGCCTTCAACAGTTCCAACCTCGATCCGAAGTTCTACCCGGTGCTCAACGACGTGGCCGGCGTGCTGCGCGAGTACCACCAGACCGTGGTCGAGGTCGCCGGCCATACCGACAACATCGGCAGCGACGAGGTCAACCAGCGCCTGTCCGAGCAGCGTGCCGCCGCGGTCGCGCAGTACCTGCAGGCGCAGGGCGTGCAGCAGCAGCGCCTGATCACCGTCGGCGGCGGCAAGCGCTACCCGATCGCCAGCAACGACACCGAGGCCGGCCGCGCGGCCAACCGCCGGGTCGAGATCACCCTGGTGCCGGTGCAGTCGTAAGCGCCGTCTGCGGGCGTCCACGGGACCGGTTAGGCCGGTTTCCGGGCCTGAAGCGGGCCGCGTTGCGGCCCGCTTTCTTTTGGCTCCTCGGCGACTCCGGCGTCCTGTGAAGCAAAAGCGTCGCTTCGGCCGGGGGCCGCCGTCCCATCGGGGATGGCTTACCCCTCGGTCGGGCATCCTGCCCTCCAACCCGGGGCCGTGGCACATCCCTGTGCCACTTGCGCCATACCCCGAGGGGACGACGTCCTCGGGCGGCTTCCAGGTCGTGGCTTCCATTGGCTGGCATAAGAAGCACCAGGCTCCGAAAGGTCCCTTGGCTCTCGCGACAGGAGCCCGTCGTACGGGCGTCGAACAGCTTTAGGACGCTGCCTGTGCCGACGGCGTCGGGTCGCCGGCTGAACCCGGCTCCTACAACAGCCGCGCCGTCGCTGCTCTTTCTGTAGGAGCTGACTTCAGTCGGCGACACGGGCGTCGGAATCACGAAGGCGTCGCCTGTGCTGACGGTGTCGCGTCGCGGGCAAGCCCGGCTCCTACACAAGAGTGGGTCGTCGGGCGACGAATGGAGCCGGGCAGGCCGTTGGCGATGACGAAGCCACGACCCCAAAGCGCCCCGAAGACGTGGCAGGCCGGGTGTGTTGCGGCAGCGGCCAGGGATGGCCGCGTCGGCGAGTCGGCACATGGATGTGCCGCCGAGACGACCGCAACACACCCGGCCTGCCGCGGCTCAGCCCGGAGCCGACCACGCCGATCGCTCTTGCCGTTGCCGTTGCCGTTTCGGTACACGCCTATCGGACTCGAAATGCCCGAATGCAGGATCGCTCAGCCCACCACCTGCTCAAGGATGCGCTTGCCCTCGCGCACGACGGTGTCCTCCGCCGGCGCGTCCGCATCGCTGGAGGGCGCCGCTGCGTTGCCGGCGCACATCGAGGGGCAGTGCACCATCATGTAGTCGGCGTTGGAACTGAGCCGGTCGACCAGGAAATCCACGAACGCGCGCACCTTCGGCGACGCCACCCGGCCACGCGGGAACACCGCGTTGAAGTCGACCTCCGGCCCGGTCCAGCCGGCCAGCACGCGGCGCAGCGCGCCTACTTCGACGTAGGGCTTGGCCGCCACGTCGGTGCCCAGGGTCAGGCCCTCGCCGGCCAGCAGCGCACCGATCAGCGCGGACGGGTCGTTGGCCACCATCAGCGGATTGACCGGGTAGTCCGTCGTCCGCGTGCCGTCGCTCAGCGGCCAGGTGATGCGCGAGGGATGGGCGTGGTAGTGCTTGCGCACGGCCAGGATGCGGTGGTGCTGCAGCTCGTCCGGGTGCAGCGGCTCGCCGTGGCGCTCGATGTAATCCGGACTGGCGAACACCTGGGTGCGAAAGCCGGCCAGGCGACGGGCCACCAGGGTCGAGTCGGGCAGGGCGCCGGCGCGCAGGGCGACGTCGATCTCGCTGCCGATCAGGTCCACCGGATCGTTGCTCATGTGCATGTCCAGGCGGATCTCCGGGTATTGCGCATGGAACTGGCCCAGCAGCGGCGAGATCCAGGCGATGCCGACCGAGTAGGGCACGGTGAAGCGCAGCCAGCCGCGCGGGCCGCCCTGCAGCTGGCCGACCGCGCTCTCGGCCTCCGCCAGTTCGTGGGCGATGCGCTGGCAATGTTCGTAGTACACGCTGCCGGCCTCGGTCAGGCCGAGCCTGCGCGTGGTCCGGTGCAACAGCTGCGCGCCCAGGCGCGCCTCCAGCTCCTGCACCTTGCGGCTGACGGTGGTCTTGGGCAGCCCGAGCGATTTGGCCGCGGCGAT is a genomic window containing:
- the rpsF gene encoding 30S ribosomal protein S6, which codes for MRHYEVVFLVHPDQSEQVPAMIERYKSLVENGNGTIHRLEDWGRRQLAYPIQNLVKAHYVLFNIEATQAAIDELVETFRFNDAILRHLVIRRDGPETEQSLIMKSKDEKGDKPERGERRRRDEEGEGTVAAADTDGDNAEAA
- the rplI gene encoding 50S ribosomal protein L9, producing MQLILLQKVTNLGNLGDKVTVKPGYGRNFLVPQGKAVPATAANLAEFEAKRAEYEAKAKSQLDGAQGRLAQLEGASVTLKANASTEGKLYGSVGPRDIAEAFTAAGLPLEKSEVILGEGPIRHIGEFDVLVHLHADVETTVKVVVEPEA
- a CDS encoding OmpA family protein; amino-acid sequence: MIRKQTLAIATAAAFVAVLAAGCQTTDPYTGQPQTNRTGTGALIGAGLGVAAGLLTGDSAVERRQHAMIGAGIGGLAGAAVGNYQDRQQAALNEKLRGTGVDVARKGDNITLNMPGNVTFAFNSSNLDPKFYPVLNDVAGVLREYHQTVVEVAGHTDNIGSDEVNQRLSEQRAAAVAQYLQAQGVQQQRLITVGGGKRYPIASNDTEAGRAANRRVEITLVPVQS
- a CDS encoding replicative DNA helicase, giving the protein MSARPGFRNDRSDARIEQLRVPPHSVEAEQAVLGGMMLAPDSYDAVGDVLVENDFYRRDHQLIYRAIRELAEKSRPFDAVTLGEWFDSQGYSELIGGGAYLVELATTTPSAANIRAYAEIVRDKAVLRQLIEVGTEIVNDGFQPEGRDSAALLAKAEQDVFAIAEAGSRGRQDFTPVNRALTEAFELLQTRYNSGGGVTGLPTGYTEFDEMTAGLQPTDLIILAARPAMGKTTLALNMAEYGAIKSKKPVAVFSMEMSASQLALRLISSMGRVNATRLRTGQLEDEDWSRVTSAIRMLRDVKIFIDDTPALSPDVLRSKARRLKREHGLGLIVIDYLQLMQVPGNNENRATEISEISRSLKALAKELNVPVIALSQLNRSLETRTDKRPVMADLRESGAIEQDADVIVFIYRDDYYNRENSPDKGLAEVIIGKQRNGPTGSVKLKFFGEYTRFDNLSHDAVGVFE
- a CDS encoding LysR family transcriptional regulator, which encodes MAHDLNDTLVFVKVIEQGSFIAAAKSLGLPKTTVSRKVQELEARLGAQLLHRTTRRLGLTEAGSVYYEHCQRIAHELAEAESAVGQLQGGPRGWLRFTVPYSVGIAWISPLLGQFHAQYPEIRLDMHMSNDPVDLIGSEIDVALRAGALPDSTLVARRLAGFRTQVFASPDYIERHGEPLHPDELQHHRILAVRKHYHAHPSRITWPLSDGTRTTDYPVNPLMVANDPSALIGALLAGEGLTLGTDVAAKPYVEVGALRRVLAGWTGPEVDFNAVFPRGRVASPKVRAFVDFLVDRLSSNADYMMVHCPSMCAGNAAAPSSDADAPAEDTVVREGKRILEQVVG
- a CDS encoding HesB/IscA family protein; this encodes MAVTLTPVALDRVQRFLQHDPAALGLRFGVTRTGCSGWGHVADLARDRREDDAVFEQDGVRIFVDAQSLPLVDGTEIDFARQGLSETFVFNNPNAAAECGCGESFTTGPG
- the asnS gene encoding asparagine--tRNA ligase, which translates into the protein MTVVSVEHALAGRIPAGGEVTVRGWVRTRRDSKAGLSFVNVSDGSCFAPIQVVAPAALPNYESEVKHLTAGCSVIATGTLVPSQGQGQAFEIQASAVEVTGWVEDPETYPIQPKAHSLEFLREVAHLRPRTNLFGAVTRIRHCLAQAVHRFFHERGFYWISTPIITTSDAEGAGQMFRVSTLDLANLPRGKDGAVDFSRDFFGKETFLTVSGQLNVEGYCLALSKVYTFGPTFRAENSNTTRHLAEFWMIEPEIAFADLAADADLAEDFLKYLFRAVLDERADDMAFIAERVQKDAVTRLEAFINAPFERIDYSDAIGLLQKAGKKFEFPVEWGLDLQTEHERWLTEEHVGRPVVVMNYPEHIKAFYMRLNDDGRTVAAMDVLAPGIGEIIGGSQREERLDVLDARMAQFGLDPEHYGWYRDLRRYGGVPHAGFGLGFERLVVYVCGLSNIRDAIPYPRAPGNAEF
- a CDS encoding DUF885 domain-containing protein is translated as MRRTVLFAALAICFFPNLPAAVAAPAAETRSQAAAALHSLFDAEWERGLRESPENAAYQGDRRYDDRWSDMSLDAIARREAADREALAALKRIDRAALSPADQLNYDTFAWLQERAVTRQRFREYLQPIGHQGGVQTADGIAELLPFAGAQDYRNWIARLNALPALLEQTAALMQAGVEAGSVPPKVLMQRVPAQIRGQLVEDPTESPFYKPFLKMPESIPAAEQAVLRAQAREAIAGKVVPAYREFGRFFEQDYLPHARDSIAATELPDGKAYYDFLAGWYTTTGLTAGQIHAIGLQEVARIRAEMEKVREEVGFRGDLQAFFQYLRTDPKFFYAEPAELLEAYQAMSKRIDPELVKVFRTIPRLPYGVRPIPDNIAPDTTTAYYQPGAVDGSRAGYYYVNLYRPEVRPKWEMMALSLHEAVPGHHFQFARGAELPDLPMFRRTAYFVAYGEGWGLYAEQLGYDMGLYDDPYDRMGQLAYEMWRAVRLVVDTGMHAKGWTRQQAIDFFMDNSPKTEQDVVNEIDRYIAWPGQALAYKIGQLRISALREEARRELGEAFDLRDFNDAVLATGSVPLETLEAHIRAWIAARQQAGRAN
- the rpsR gene encoding 30S ribosomal protein S18 is translated as MSKFFRRRKFCKFTAEGVKEIDYKDLNTLRQYLTENGKIVPSRVTGTKSRYQRQLSTAIKRARFLALIPYTDNHDV